The following proteins are encoded in a genomic region of Brachionichthys hirsutus isolate HB-005 chromosome 14, CSIRO-AGI_Bhir_v1, whole genome shotgun sequence:
- the mcmdc2 gene encoding minichromosome maintenance domain-containing protein 2, which yields MADILSLKESVVVYLDRSGGLLKLTGDCKPFNDRQQAEAVYRFCVGVNPSDVIEVDPELGDCVLREPLKATALFQSVCFLAIRTLSLIDKLHTESQVIVILKLTHLPPFPEYTMDLSSFPRGYGAMRPVSMEGLVIAMTRVTKYTQGARFLCVNEDCPCSAGFRHIRVHAPGATESATVGESFSCTMCCFPLKEDVKFRALGDKQLVELIHIKALDGLSGHQRGSIRHQSITVFLRDELCNSMRIGRLYRVLGIPVHVHQWPGTTRSVEANSVRPWEPEYAHKVSPRFEELLKATAGSPWRFSAVVAQCFALDVAPPGFYSTLKLGLLLSLVQTGADAKGTFHNLDLLVVTGDTLIPDRLMSHSLNLASRRVRHQAPGEMFASLSRDEHGAGTANIHAGSALLATGGVCMLGDLSCYKKERLDAIQSALESCTASVFIPGKKYGEDSDQQLSFPLQCSFWALADASRRTGRAECAVLGTAEMGLVPVQLGDAFGLVVQCKDVGEHGRRAQTVHTLQQAVRPGKPLYPSCWEFSAQDYQELVAHARSLQVEISPSAEKLIHGYYMASRRVRTQSQGVEMSVASIKLLISLAEAHCKLCLRTQVLEEDAVIAVILCENSVTLRHGASALVIPPDALFLCDVGELDGFHRRDATLDELHQDILRFIYAYAPGAASYITEE from the exons ATGGCTGACATTTTATCGTTGAAGGAGTCGGTTGTGGTCTATTTAGACAGAAGTGGCGGCCTTCTGAAACTGACGGGGGACTGCAAACCGTtcaatg ACCGCCAGCAGGCCGAGGCAGTCTACAGGTTCTGCGTCGGCGTGAACCCGTCTGACGTCATAGAGGTGGACCCCGAGCTGGGTGACTGTGTTCTCCGTGAACCCCTGAAAGCAACAGCGTTGTTTCAGTCT GTTTGCTTCCTGGCCATCAGGACACTTTCACTTATTGACAAATTACATACAGAGAGTCAG GTGATTGTGATCCTGAAGCTGACGCACCTGCCTCCTTTCCCCGAGTACACGATGGACCTTTCTAGCTTCCCCCGTGGGTACGGTGCCATGAGGCCCGTCTCCATGGAGGGCCTGGTCATCGCCATGACGAGGGTCACGAAGTACACCCAAGGAGCCAGGTTCCTCTGCGTTAATGAAGACTGTCCCTGCTCTGCGG GGTTTCGCCACATCCGCGTTCACGCACCTGGAGCCACAGAGTCCGCTACTGTGGGAGAGAGCTTCAGCTGCACCATGTGCTGCTTCCCACTGAAGGAGGACGTGAAGTTCAGAGCGTTGGGAG ACAAACAGCTCGTGGAGCTGATCCACATCAAAGCACTGGATGGTCTCAGCGGCCACCAGCGAGGCTCCATCAGGCACCAGTCGATCACCGTGTTTCTGAGAG ACGAGCTGTGTAACTCAATGAGAATCGGGCGACTCTACAGGGTGTTGGGGATtcctgtgcatgtgcatcagtGGCCCGGCACGACAAGGAGTGTTGAGGCGAATAGCGTCCGACCGTGGGAGCCAGAGT ATGCCCATAAAGTCAGTCCACGCtttgaggagctgctgaaggccaCCGCGGGCTCCCCCTGGAGGTTCTCGGCCGTTGTGGCTCAGTGCTTTGCTCTGGACGTGGCTCCTCCGGGCTTCTACAGCACCTTAAAGTTGGGCTTGCTGCTGAGCTTGGTCCAGACCGGCGCAGACGCAAAAGGCACGTTTCACAACTTGGATCTCCTCGTCGTCACCGGTGACACTCTGATACCGGACAG GCTAATGTCACACAGCCTAAACTTGGCGAGCCGTAGGGTCAGGCATCAGGCTCCGGGGGAGATGTTTGCGTCCCTGTCCAGGGATGAACACGGGGCAGGCACCGCTAACATCCATGCTGGCTCCGCCCTGCTAGCCACCGGTGGCGTATGCATGCTAGGAGATCTGAGCTGTTACAAGAAGGAAAGGTTGGACGCTATCCAGTCAG CCCTGGAGAGCTGCACAGCGTCAGTGTTCATCCCAGGGAAGAAGTACGGCGAGGATTCCGACCAGcagctttcctttcctctccagTGCAGCTTCTGGGCCCTTGCAGACGCATCTCGACGGACGGGGAGGGCAGAGTGCGCTGTACTTGGCACGGCA GAAATGGGTCTCGTTCCGGTTCAGCTAGGAGACGCCTTCGGCCTGGTCGTGCAGTGTAAAGACGTAGGAGAGCACGGCCGACGTGCCCAGACGGTCCACACCCTGCAGCAGGCAGTACGACCTGGGAAACCCCTCTACCCATCCTGCTGGGAGTTTTCCGCTCAAGATTACCAGGAG CTGGTAGCCCACGCACGGAGTCTGCAAGTGGAAATTAGCCCCAGTGCAGAGAAATTAATCCACGGTTACTACATGGCGAGCCGCAGGGTCCGGACACAGAGTCAGGGGGTCGAGATGTCTGTGGCTTCCATCAAACTACT GATCTCCTTGGCCGAGGCCCATTGCAAGCTATGCCTCAGAACACAAGTGCTGGAAGAAGACGCTGTGATTGCCGTGATCCTCTGTGAGAACTCAGTCACTCTGAGACACG GGGCCTCCGCACTCGTTATTCCACCAGACGCTCTGTTTCTTTGCGACGTGGGAGAGCTGGATGGTTTTCACAGGAGAGACGCGACCCTGGATGAGCTCCACCAGGACATCCTACGGTTCATCTACGCCTACGCACCAGGAGCAGCGTCATACATCACCGAGGAATAA
- the sgk3 gene encoding serine/threonine-protein kinase Sgk3, producing the protein MEAQPTLPNVSIPCHDEQMTRNKRFTVYKVMVTVRQHEWFVFRRYAEFDKLYNTLRKQFPSMNLKIPAKRIFGDNFEPEFIKQRRAGLHEFIKRIVSHPQLCNHPDVRAFLQMDKMQKHLDASEVEDDKNSSTSRDINLGPSGNPQAKPTDFEFLKVIGKGSFGKVFLVKRKNDAKYYAVKVLQKNIILNRREQRHIMAERNVLLKNVKHPFLVGLHYSFQTRDKLYFVLDFVNGGELFFHLQRERTFPEPRAKFYIAEIASALGYLHSLNIVYRDLKPENILLDHEGHIVLTDFGLCKEGISQTDTTTTFCGTPEYLAPEVLRKQPYDNTVDWWCLGSVLYEMLFGLPPFYSRDTHEMYHNILHKKLAMRPGTSSTAWSLLQGLLEKERTQRLGSTDDFNEIRAHIFFSSINWDDLVQKTIPTPFIPKVSSYSDVTNFDPEFTDESVPNSICWSQEHPIVNAGVMEADDVFMGFSYAPPSSDSFL; encoded by the exons ATGGAGGCGCAGCCCACCCTCCCAAATGTCAGCATACCCTGCCACGATGAGCAGATGACCAGAAACAAGCGTTTCACG gTTTACAAAGTGATGGTCACCGTGAGACAGCACGAATGGTTTGTCTTCAGGCGTTATGCAGAGTTCGATAAACTCTACAACACG CTAAGGAAGCAGTTTCCTTCTATGAATTTGAAAATCCCTGCCAAGAGGATATTTGGGGACAATTTTGAACCAG AGTTCATCAAGCAAAGAAGAGCCGGGTTGCATGAATTCATCAAGCGCATCGTCTCACATCCTCAACTATGCAACCA TCCAGATGTGAGAGCATTTCTACAGATggataaaatgcaaaaacatttgGATGCATCAGAGGTTGAAGATGACAAA AACAGCTCTACCTCCAGAGACATTAACCTGGGACCCTCTGGAAATCCACA AGCCAAGCCCACGGATTTCGAGTTTTTAAAAGTCATCGGAAAGGGGAGTTTTGGAAAG GTTTTCCTTGTGAAACGAAAGAATGATGCAAAGTATTACGCAGTCAAGGTCTTACAGAAAAACATCATCCTCAACAGAAGAGAG CAAAGACACATCATGGCAGAGCGCAACGTGCTGCTGAAGAATGTGAAACATCCCTTCCTGGTTGGGCTCCATTATTCCTTCCAGACCAGAGACAAGCTATACTTTGTTCTGGATTTTGTCAATGGAGGAGAG cttTTCTTCCATCTTCAACGAGAGCGAACCTTTCCAGAGCCCCGAGCAAAATTCTACATCGCTGAAATTGCGAGTGCGCTGGGATATCTGCACTCTCTCAACATTGTTTACAg AGACTTGAAGCCAGAAAACATCCTTCTTGATCATGAA GGGCACATCGTTCTGACCGACTTCGGTTTGTGCAAGGAAGGCATTTCCCAGACGGACACCACCACCACGTTTTGCGGAACACCTGAG TACTTGGCTCCAGAAGTCCTGAGGAAGCAGCCGTACGATAACACCGTAGACTGGTGGTGTCTTGGGTCGGTGCTGTATGAAATGCTCTTTGGTTTG CCGCCATTCTACAGCAGGGACACGCACGAAATGTATCACAACATCCTGCACAAGAAGCTGGCGATGCGTCCCGGTACGTCCAGCACAGCCTGGTCTCTCCTCCAGGGCTtgctggagaaagaaagaacgcAAAGGCTGGGCTCCACGGATGACTTT aaTGAGATCAGAGCACATAtctttttctcctccatcaACTGGGATGATCTTGTACAGAAGACGATTCCTACCCCATTTATACCCAAAGTG AGCTCTTACTCTGACGTCACAAACTTCGATCCTGAGTTCACAGACGAGTCGGTTCCCAACTCCATCTGCTGGTCTCAAGAACATCCCATAGTCAACGCTGGCGTCATGGAGGCAGACGATGTCTTTATGGGTTTCTCTTATGCCCCACCCTCCAGTGACTCTTTCCTTTGA
- the LOC137904071 gene encoding transcription factor 24, producing the protein MSLRCLEVSMSVVLVGRQTLRMDGAACSGAAVDDSPASSPSSSPSPDRHRELQRAGLLQGAGLGGLGGRGRPAAANAARERSRVQTLRTAFLELQKTLPSVPPDTKLSKLDVLILATTYIAHLTRTLQEEGMEEGESAKQAEALQSLKGDGYLHPVKKWPMRSRLYVGATGQFLNTSNASESENQGPSSSASASASTSRA; encoded by the exons ATGTCGCTGAGGTGTCTGGAGGTCTCCatgtctgttgttt TGGTTGGAAGACAGACTCTCCGGATGGACGGCGCTGCTTGCTCCGGGGCGGCGGTGGATGACAGCCCCGCGTCCAGCCCGAGCTCGAGTCCCAGTCCGGACCGTCACCGGGAGCTCCAGCGGGCCGGGCTGCTGCAGGGCGCCGGGCTCGGCGGGCTCGGCGGGCGGGGACGGCCGGCAGCGGCGAACGCAGCGCGGGAGAGGAGCCGCGTTCAGACCTTGAGGACCGCGTTCCTGGAGCTGCAGAAGACTTTGCCCTCCGTGCCGCCGGACACCAAACTGTCCAAACTCGACGTGCTGATACTCGCCACCACTTATATCGCGCATCTGACCCGAACTCTGCAAGAAGAAGgcatggaggagggagagagcgcGAAGCAAGCCGAGGCGTTACAGTCGCTGAAAGGGGACGGCTACCTGCACCCGGTGAAG AAATGGCCGATGCGCTCCAGGCTGTACGTCGGAGCGACCGGACAGTTCCTCAACACCTCGAATGCTTCGGAGTCGGAGAATCAAGGCCCCTCGtcgtccgcgtccgcgtccgcgtccaCGTCCCGGGCTTGA